CCGTGCAGCGCAACCTGATAGACGCGACCGGCGCGCGCGATCGCGGCGTCAGGGCCAACCTCTTCTACGTGATCCGCACCGCCCGCATCCCGGCCATCCTCGTGGAGCTCGGCTTCGTCAGCAACCCGGAGGAGGGGCGTGACCTCGCCTCCTCGAGCTACCAGGGCAAACTGGCCCAAGCGTTGGCCGACGGCCTGCTGGAGTTCCTCCACGGCGGCGGCCTGGTCGCGAGGCGCTGAGTGCGCCAGGGCTCAAGAACGGCCATTGGGGAGCGGTGTAGCATGTTGGGGCATGTCACGCCGCCACCCCGATCGACCCTCTAGAGCGCGCGACGCGGACGCCTCGACGGTCGCGGGCGCGGGCGGTGTGGTCTTCGGACCCGGCGGGAAGGTACTCCTCCTGAGGCATGGTAGCGGCCATTGGGTGTTCCCGAAGGGGCACGTCGAGCAGGGCGAGACGCAACTGCAAGCCGCACTCAGGGAGGTAGCCGAGGAGGCCGGCGTGCGCGCGCGCTGCGACCACCCGAAGCGCACCTGGACGACCTACTACCGCAACCCGCGGGGCGTGCACCGCCTCATAACCTGGTACCGCTGCGAGGCGGAGGACACGTCGACCAACGTCACGGAGGAAGCGTTCGTGGCGGGGGGCTTCTACCCGCCCGCGGAAGCGTTCGAGCTCCTGACGCACCGGACCGACCGCGACCTCCTCAGGCGCGTCCTGAACGAGGGGGAGCGAAGCGCGTGAACGAGACGGGCGGCAACGGTCGCAGCTCCCAGCCGCGCCAGACCCGGCCGGCGCAAGGCGAGCAGGCTACGTTGGGGCTGACCGGCCCGAACGCGAGCCGCTCCCGGGACGTCAGTGCCGGCACCGGGGCGGGCGCCCAAGGGATGCTCGGCGACACGGGTGAGCACAGCGCCGAGTGGCTCCTCGAGAACCTGCGCGCCATCCGGCACTCGGGCACGCTCGCGTTGGCGGACGGCAGCGGCACCACGCTCCTCCTCCTCGCCCGCGGCCAGGTGGAGGCGAGCTTCAAGCTCGGGCCGTACGCGCGCCTCGATGCGCCGGAGCAGCGCTTCCACTTGCACACGCACGAACCGTCGGTGACCCCTCAGCTGCCGCCGCGCTTCCCCGCCAGCAAGTCGCCGCTCCTGCGCGCACTGCCGCGCCTGGCCCCGCCCCAGCGGCTGACCCCGGGCGCCATCGACCTACCCGACCTGCTCGAACGCCTGCACGAGGCCCGTTTCGATGGCTGCCTCAGCTACGCGACCGAGCGCGAACGCTCCGTGGCCCTGCTCGTCGGCGGCGGCGTGAGGGCGGCCGTGCACGAGGTGGGCGGCGCGCTTCACGACCGGGCGGAGGCGATGCGGGC
This is a stretch of genomic DNA from Trueperaceae bacterium. It encodes these proteins:
- a CDS encoding NUDIX domain-containing protein; this encodes MSRRHPDRPSRARDADASTVAGAGGVVFGPGGKVLLLRHGSGHWVFPKGHVEQGETQLQAALREVAEEAGVRARCDHPKRTWTTYYRNPRGVHRLITWYRCEAEDTSTNVTEEAFVAGGFYPPAEAFELLTHRTDRDLLRRVLNEGERSA